In the genome of Desulfovibrio sp. JC022, the window TAAATAGTCGTAGGAAAAAGATAAATATTTAAATTTCTGAAAATCACGGTCCCAGTTTCCCCCTTGAGTCTGAAAGGAATACTGCTGCGGGGTCAAACCCATAGTATCAAGGCTGCCGCTCTTTAATTCCAGAAACTGAGTGGAGAGATCAGGAATAATCCGGTAGACCAGTTCATCAATATAAGGGCGTCCTTCAAAATAATCCTCGTTGGCTTCAAGAACCAGCCTGCGCCCGGATACCCATTCCTTAAGTTTATACGGCCCCGCCCCTACAGGATTGCGCCTGTACTTGGTGGTATTCAGGTCTTCACCTTCAAGAACATGTTTGGGCAGAATGTCCGAAGCCCATGTTATCAGGGAACGGGCAAAAACCTTATCGTAACGGACCTCGAAAGTATATTTCCCGGTCCTTTTGAACTCTTTGACATTCTTAAAATCCCCGGCATAAGCTGTGGGCGTATTGGGATCAATCATCAGCTGGTATGTAAACTCAACGTCCTCAGCCGTCAGGGGCTGACCGTCAAACCACCGGATATCCTCACGCAATTTGAACTTGAACAGCTTACCGCCTTCCAATACCTCGAAAGATTCAGCCGCGTATGGAACAAGTTCAATATCTTTGTTGTATTTAAGCGGAGAAACGAATATCTTACTGGCGACCGAATGGCTTGCAGAATCTGAAGACAAAGTTGAAATAAGGCACAGGGGTTCGGCAATCGAAGGTTCCCTGAACCTGCCGCCATTAACCGGCTTGGATTCGGCAGCTTTTTTGACTGCCACAGCAGCCGCAACCTGCTTTGAATTGTCAGCCCCCTCTTCCGGACCGCAGGCCGGGAGCAAAGCCAGACAGGACATAATCATAAAGGCTGAAATCAATCTGTTCATGCTAACCTTATTTTTTAGAATAAAAATCTTCCATTAAGCCAACTACATTGATAATATATTCAGTATGGACTATTGTGGAGTAAAAGCCAAGTAACCCAGCGTTACAGATTGACCGGAATAGTTTTTTACTTTACGGATTCAGCGGAAGCGTTTTGAACGCAATTATTTTGTATAACAAGACATTTATTTCATATTAGATATAATTAACTAAGGAAAGTTACAGTTCTGGGGAAAACATCATCATGTCTCAAAATGAAGAAGCTGTAGTAAAATCAATTCTCAAATCATTCGTCTCAGGGACCGTTCCGGAATACATTCTGGAAGGTGCCCGTACTATTGTCAGCTCTGACGGGGTCCAGAAGCTTGATCTCAAGAAACGCGAAAGATACTGGGATATAGACGCCTCCATCCAAGGCGATGATTTTCAAATTTACTCTTCTGAGCTGGGTCTTAATCTGGCAGAAGAAAGCATCAACCACTACTGCAATTGCCCGGAATCTTTTTCCGGAGTGTGCAAACACGTGGCTGCTGCCGCATTAAAATTGCTCCTTTCTCTTGATTCAGAAGAAGAGAAAGCTGAAAGTCAGAAGCAAGCTGACTGGCGCCAGAATTTCCGTTCTTTCTTTGCCACTGAGCTGGAACCGGAAGCAGGCAAACATTATATTATCTACCGCATGTACCCTGAGCCGGAAAGATTGCAGGTGGCCTTTTTCCGGGCCCGGCAGAATAAATCCGGCCTCTCTCAGGTGCAGAACGAAATAGAGCTGCAAAATGTAATCGAAAAGCCGGAATGGAGCGAAACCTCCCCCAGCTTACCGCATGTTGCCGAACAGATCGGGCATTATCTCGATTACCGCGGACACCGGGTGGAGATTCCCGCCGGACTGCATGCGTGGTTCTTTACTGCCATCAAAGACGAATACTACATGTTCCTGCGCGATACGGATATTCCCATCCGTATTGAAAGCAGAACCATGCAGCTCAGACTTTCCCCGGAACTTTCCGAGGAAGGTTTGCGTTTCGACATCCTGCTTTCGGATGAAGGCAAACCGCCTTTCTCCATCATGGATGACGATGAAGTATTTTTCTATGGAAGGCTGCCGCTGTGGGTATACTGGAAACAGGGATTCTACCCGGTCCAGACCACACTTGCGCCCAAGCTGGTACAGGAAATGCGCATCCAGAACCCGATTATCCCGCCTGCGGATATTCCGGAATTCCTTGATCGCGTCTGGACCCAGATTCCGGTTTCCGATCTGCACGATCATGAAGAATTCCTTGAGAAAATGCAGCCGTTCTTTGTACCGGCGACATTCAATCCCAAGCTCTACCTCAATGAGGAAGGATCGCTCCTGACCATCAGGGTCGACAATACTTATGATACTGAGCACGGGGAAATCTCCATGGGCGAACCCAACCCCGACCTGCAAACCGGAAGCTATAAGGACGGAGAAAAATCCTACCTTGTACGCCGCGCACAGGACGAGGAAGCCCAGCTTTTCGCAGAGCTTCGCGACATGGGTTTCCAGCCGCGTAACAACTCCATCTGGTTCATGGAACAGGAAGCTGCCATCACCTTCCTGCTGGACCACTATCCGCAGCTGGTTGAAGCATACAGAATTTACGGCGAAAAGAACCTGACCCGTTACAAGGTAAGGCTCACTTCTCCGCAGATTGTTGCTGAAGTTGAAACCGACGAAGACAACAAGTGGTTCAATCTCGACATTAATGTTGAGTACGATGACCAGCGTGTTCCCATTGATAAAATCTGGGAAGCATGGAGTCAGGGCAAACGTTACGTTCAGCTCAAAGACGGCTCCTACACAAGCCTGCCCGAATCGTGGCTCAAAAAACTCAGCCACAAGCTCAAGGCTCTGGGGTACGATCCCGAGCAGCCTCCACGCCAGCAGTTCGAGCAGTATGAAACCCCTGTGCTGGATAAGATCATCGAGGATCTCCCGGACACCAAGACCGATGAACAATTCGTTAAGTTGCGTGAAAAAATACACAACTTCGACGAAATCAAAATGCTTGATCAGCCCAAGGCACTAAACGCAACCCTGCGCCCCTATCAGGTTCAGGGACTCAGTTACCTTAACTTTCTGCGCGACTATAAATTCGGCGGCATCCTTGCGGATGAAATGGGTCTCGGTAAAACCATCCAGACCCTGTCCTTCATCCTCTCCCTGCATGAACGGGGCATTACCGGGCCGAACCTGATTATCGTCCCCACTTCAGTTATGCCCAACTGGGAGCGCGAAGCACAGAAATTCTGCCCGCACCTGCCGCTTTTGACCATTTACGGTTCAAGGCGCGAAGACCTGTTCAAGAGAATACCGGATTCCACAATCGTAATCACCACTTACGCATTGCTGCGCCGGGACCTTGAAGAGCTGCTCAAGCACGAATATACTTCCGTGATTCTTGACGAAGCCCAGAACATCAAGAACCCGAACACCATCACCGCCAAATCAGTACGCAAGCTCAAAAGTGACATGCGTCTCTGTCTGTCCGGTACGCCCATTGAGAACAACCTCTTTGAGCTCTGGTCCCTGTTCGAGTTCCTCATGCCCGGTTTCCTCAGTTCACAGCATGCGTTCCAGCGGGGAATCGTCAAACCCATCAAGGATGGCGATGAAGAGACCCTCAACTACCTGCGCACAAGGGTAAAACCGTTCATCCTGCGCCGTACCAAATCCGAAGTGGCCAAGGACCTGCCGCCCAAGATTGAGACCGTCCATTATTGCGAACTCATCGAGGAACAGCGGGAACTGTACACAGCCCTTGCCAAGCGGCTCAAAGATCAGGTGCTCAGGGATGTGGATGAAAAAGGCATGGCCAAAAGCCAGATGTCCATCCTCGACGCACTGCTCAAACTGCGCCAGATCTGCTGTCACCCGCGCCTGCTCAAACTGGATATGCCCGGCCTGTCCACCAACCTGCCTTCAGGTAAATTCGACGCCTTCAAAGACCTCATCTTTGATATTGTCGAAGGCGGACACAAGGTTCTGGTCTTCTCCCAGTTCGTACAGATGCTGCACGTGATACGTTCATGGCTGACCATTAAGGACATCCCCTTCACCTACCTCGACGGCTCCAGCAAGGACCGCTTCGAGCAGGTGGACAAATTCAACGACAGCCCGGACATCCCCATCTTCCTGAT includes:
- a CDS encoding peptide-binding protein: MNRLISAFMIMSCLALLPACGPEEGADNSKQVAAAVAVKKAAESKPVNGGRFREPSIAEPLCLISTLSSDSASHSVASKIFVSPLKYNKDIELVPYAAESFEVLEGGKLFKFKLREDIRWFDGQPLTAEDVEFTYQLMIDPNTPTAYAGDFKNVKEFKRTGKYTFEVRYDKVFARSLITWASDILPKHVLEGEDLNTTKYRRNPVGAGPYKLKEWVSGRRLVLEANEDYFEGRPYIDELVYRIIPDLSTQFLELKSGSLDTMGLTPQQYSFQTQGGNWDRDFQKFKYLSFSYDYLGFNMESPFFKDVRVRRAINYAIDKEEIVKGVLLGMGYPAMGPYKPGTWVYNDKLKPYGYQPEKAKQLLKEAGWWDSDGDAVIDREGKPFSFTIITNQGNSLRIKAATIIQNRLKGIGIEVKIRTVEWAAFLKDFILKGRFDATLLSWNILQDPDSYTVWHSSKAVAGGLNFIKYKNSELDELLEKGRSTLDQKERKVIYDRIQEIMHEEQPYCFLYVPMSLPIFSSRIKGLKVEPAGLGYNANEWWIPAPLQKKPSLQQ
- a CDS encoding DEAD/DEAH box helicase, with the protein product MSQNEEAVVKSILKSFVSGTVPEYILEGARTIVSSDGVQKLDLKKRERYWDIDASIQGDDFQIYSSELGLNLAEESINHYCNCPESFSGVCKHVAAAALKLLLSLDSEEEKAESQKQADWRQNFRSFFATELEPEAGKHYIIYRMYPEPERLQVAFFRARQNKSGLSQVQNEIELQNVIEKPEWSETSPSLPHVAEQIGHYLDYRGHRVEIPAGLHAWFFTAIKDEYYMFLRDTDIPIRIESRTMQLRLSPELSEEGLRFDILLSDEGKPPFSIMDDDEVFFYGRLPLWVYWKQGFYPVQTTLAPKLVQEMRIQNPIIPPADIPEFLDRVWTQIPVSDLHDHEEFLEKMQPFFVPATFNPKLYLNEEGSLLTIRVDNTYDTEHGEISMGEPNPDLQTGSYKDGEKSYLVRRAQDEEAQLFAELRDMGFQPRNNSIWFMEQEAAITFLLDHYPQLVEAYRIYGEKNLTRYKVRLTSPQIVAEVETDEDNKWFNLDINVEYDDQRVPIDKIWEAWSQGKRYVQLKDGSYTSLPESWLKKLSHKLKALGYDPEQPPRQQFEQYETPVLDKIIEDLPDTKTDEQFVKLREKIHNFDEIKMLDQPKALNATLRPYQVQGLSYLNFLRDYKFGGILADEMGLGKTIQTLSFILSLHERGITGPNLIIVPTSVMPNWEREAQKFCPHLPLLTIYGSRREDLFKRIPDSTIVITTYALLRRDLEELLKHEYTSVILDEAQNIKNPNTITAKSVRKLKSDMRLCLSGTPIENNLFELWSLFEFLMPGFLSSQHAFQRGIVKPIKDGDEETLNYLRTRVKPFILRRTKSEVAKDLPPKIETVHYCELIEEQRELYTALAKRLKDQVLRDVDEKGMAKSQMSILDALLKLRQICCHPRLLKLDMPGLSTNLPSGKFDAFKDLIFDIVEGGHKVLVFSQFVQMLHVIRSWLTIKDIPFTYLDGSSKDRFEQVDKFNDSPDIPIFLISLKAGGTGLNLTSADYVIHYDPWWNPAVENQATDRTHRIGQKRQVFAYKMICQNTVEEKILGLQEMKKSVADAIIPGQSALKSLTRDDLEMLFEI